The following coding sequences lie in one Anomalospiza imberbis isolate Cuckoo-Finch-1a 21T00152 chromosome 17, ASM3175350v1, whole genome shotgun sequence genomic window:
- the LOC137484111 gene encoding bactericidal permeability-increasing protein-like codes for MGMQSVAVACGALALCLALTTATNPGLVVRITQAGLDYAQQQGIAILEKELAQLKLPDISGKSGKVRYSLSRLRIPSFRLPHSRITPISNVGLQVSISNAFAELNGDWRVKFLFIRGHGSFNLKVENVYMKIILRLGSDTTGKPTISTSDCSARISKVRVRFSGKLGWLYNLFHSVIESKLRKNLERKVCDNVAKSVQNELQKQLRTLSVTARIDDKTGIDYSLVAPPRATAQSLDADLKGEFYSLAHRSAVPFSPLPLAFPSDHERMVYFGASSYFFNTAGIAYHKAGALVFEITEAMIPKESGFSLDTSILSAFLPQLEEMYPNMPMKFRLSTPTAPFLTIGPGGISFQPIVDAQAYAILPNSSLAPLFLLSLTGNVSAVINVRSGRIVGSLDVGRYRGEQPLTGQGVAGGVSVLDAQGQRGDGKVPGMWAWCGGNELGLEGVGSAWPLMGGITPSLGTSSTAPLLSLCRIRLSLKDSAVGHFQVQFLQSIMNYLTSRVLLPHLNARLDEGFPLPLLDRIQLSNILVRFHQNFLLLGADVRFQPRG; via the exons ATGGGGATGCAGAGCGTGGCAGTGGCTTGCGGGGCACTGGCCTTGTGCCTGGCACTCACCACAGCCACCAACCCTGGCCTTGTGGTGAGGATCACCCAGGCAGGATTGGACTACG CCCAACAGCAGGGGATCGCAAtcctggagaaggagctggcCCAGCTGAAGCTGCCAGACATCTCGGGTAAATCGGGGAAGGTGCGCTATTCACTCTCCAG ACTGCGCATTCCCAGTTTCCGCTTGCCACACTCACGGATTACCCCAATCTCCAACGTGGGCCTGCAGGTCTCCATCTCCAACGCCTTTGCTGAGCTGAATGGAGACTGGAGGGTGAAATTTCTCTTTAT CCGGGGACACGGATCTTTCAACCTGAAGGTAGAAAATGTCTACATGAAAATCATCCTGAggctgggcagtgacaccactgGGAAGCCCACCATCAGCACCTCAGACTGCAGTGCCCGCATCTCCAAAGTCCGAGTGCGCTTTTCAGGCAAGCTTGG GTGGCTTTACAACCTCTTCCACAGCGTTATTGAATCCAAGTTGCGGAAGAATTTAGAGAGAAAG GTCTGTGACAATGTGGCCAAGTCTGTACAAAATGAGCTCCAGAAGCAGCTCCGGACATTATCAG TCACAGCCAGGATAGATGACAAAACTGGGATCGATTACTCCTTAGTGGCACCCCCAAGAGCTACTGCCCAGTCCCTGGATGCAGACCTGAAG ggTGAATTCTACTCCCTGGCCCACCGCTCCGCTGTCCCCTTCTCACCGCTGCCACTGGCCTTCCCCTCGGATCACGAGCGCATGGTTTACTTTGGAGCCTCCAGCTACTTCTTCAACACAGCTGGCATTGCCTACCACAAGGCTGGGGCACTGGTCTTTGAAATCACAGAGGCCATG ATCCCAAAGGAATCGGGATTCAGCTTGGACACGTCTATCTTATCAGCCTTCCTTCCCCAG CTGGAGGAGATGTACCCAAACATGCCAATGAAGTTCAGGCTGTCCACTCCCACTGCTCCATTCCTGACTATTGGACCAGGAGGAATCTCATTCCAGCCCATTGTGGATGCCCAGGCTTATGCTATCCTTCCCaactccagcctggctcctctcttcctcctcagcCTG ACAGGGAACGTGTCCGCTGTCATCAACGTGAGATCCGGCCGCATCGTTGGGAGCCTGGATGTGGGCAGGTACAGAGGGGAGCAGCCACTGACTGGGCAGGGGGTGGCTGGGGGTGTTTCTGTTTTGGATGcccagggacagagaggggatgGGAAGGTGCCTGGGATGTGGGCTTGGTGTGGAGGGaatgagctggggctggagggagtGGGATCTGCATGGCCATTGATGGGTGGAATCACTCCCTCCCTTGGGACATCCTCCACGGCACCActtctgtccctgtgcaggatcAGGCTGTCTCTGAAGGATTCGGCTGTCGGCCATTTCCAG GTGCAATTTCTACAGTCCATAATGAACTACTTGACTTCCAGGGTCCTCCTCCCACATCTCAATG CCCGCTTAGATGAGGGTTTCCCTCTGCCACTTCTGGACAGGATTCAGCTCTCCAATATCCTTGTGAGGTTCCACCAG